Genomic DNA from Salvia miltiorrhiza cultivar Shanhuang (shh) chromosome 1, IMPLAD_Smil_shh, whole genome shotgun sequence:
TATTGGTATTGGGTAATTTGATTTGtgtttattatttatgaaattagataaatattaatttattaaagaaTTATTGTAGAATTagcattgaaaaaaaaaaggttagtATAGCCTATGACAATCGCTTTCGAATTGTAGTTATTTAGATCTACGACCACGATATAAAATTGTGGTCTATTAGTTAGAAAATGGATATTTTGACAgcaaattatttttatctacGATCACAGTTTTGTGGTCTATCGACGACGCTCTTTTCAGGTACCCTACAATATTTGTTGTAGtgtctaaaattatgaaaattacaaAAACAACAATGAGCCAATGTAAACTTTTAGATGCAACTTTGCATGAATTAAATTTCAAACATTCAACCTTATCATGCCGTCTTATTACATTGTAGCATGGAGTTTGTATTGTTGATATTACATCAAAGAACAAGAATTAGGATTCTCATCACTAAATAATTGAGGCGCAAACACAAGTCGATGGGCATTCAATGCATTTTGGTCTGAATTTTGGGCATTCTTGTTTTTTTTGGTTTGCTTCGATTCTTTGGGATTCTCTGCATGCTTCTCATCACCTTTCTTGTTTAATTTGGTCTGCTTCAAAATCTCTGCATGCCTTCCACCTCTCTTGTTGATGAATTCCACAAGCTTCTTTGGCTCCATACTTCCCTTCACAACCACCGTGTTCTTCGCTGCATCCGGATCCACTGTTTGCACAcctacataattaaaaaaaattaaaaaataataatatatatcacTAATCGAGTCCAagttaaagaaagaaaaaaatggttGATGCATAGCATACCATCCATTTTGAGGATGCAATGCTTCACTTCTTTTGCACACCCCTCACAGTGTATGTAAATTTTCAATACCACATCAAACAGATCTGCCTGCAAACCAAAACCGAATTTGTGACATTTTACAACAAAATGGGGTCGGCTAAGAATtagtattataaatatattaaagaaTATAATATAAGGATAATAAAAGTACTGAATTGAGAATATTATAATGTCTTCTAAAAGAATAATGCTATAGTATATATAATTagaagggtaaatatcatgaaaacccctgaagtatactctttttatcaaaaataccctgaaactttcaaaatgtcctttaaaccctcaaactatcaggtttttatcaaatatatcatgtatttatttttcggtcacgaaaaacgtgatgtggctcgacgaatgccacaatgtaatttatattatatttttttaaaatgcaatggaaaaaatgacgtcgtttcgtactatatcatttttgaaaaattctctctgaaattaaaattcacttctatcgtgtttgaaattcacgctaataacctagaattagggataaacacgatagaatatggtacgaaacgaagtcgtttttgccatgtcgttttaaaaaaaatagaatataaattacattgtggcatccggcgagccacatcacgttttcgGTGACCAAAAAATAGATGcaagatatatttgataaaaacctgatagtttgagggtttagaaaatatttcgaaagtttcagggtatttttgataaagtaggtatagttcaggggtttttatgatatttaccctaattagaaaaagaaaaatatttcctTGATTTTCCACAATCTGatagtattatatttttattatttacgATTTTACTCAAAGCTTTCATCTTAATAGTGAAAGAGGAGAAGTAATTACCTGAGGCTTTTTTGGGTGTTTGTTTTGGTCTTGTTTGCGAGGGATGGGAGAGATCAATTCAACATGCTTCCCACTTTTTTTCTTCAATCTCTCACTAACTTTAATGGGGTCGGCCTTTTCCCCCTTCACTGTCACCTTATTATTCTTCACATCGATTTCGACCCCCTCCACACCTGCACCCTTTCAAATTAAtgcacatacatatatataatattccatATTTCATTTCTAGCTATAAACCTTGAAATCCACGAAGATACTTGAGCACTTCATTTGCGCAGCCTTCACAATGAATATAAACGCCTAAAACTATTATCCCTTTTGGATTCAtcttctcattctcattctcatttTGGGTGGTCTTCTCATTCTCATTTTGGGCTTCTGCACTACTCATTTTAACTTGTTATTTAGATATAGAGGTTAATAGTTTTGCagaaatctgattttttttaaagctatATATATTATCGCGTGCTGTTTGATCTTATTTGGGAAATTGGCAGTAATGCATGCGAGTGGGAAATCTTTGCAAtaatgagaatatatatataaataaatatcacGAGAGTTTTGTAGGTtgtaaagaagaaagagatagtAATTTCTGGTATTAAAAATTCATGAGTTGCAGATTTTGTGTCATAACCGGATTCTGTAATTTGATATGTCTGAATTCTAAAGCTGTAATTGGAAACAAGTTTAATGTAATTTAGCCAAATTAAGTGATCCTTTGATTTCCTTCAAATATGCATGGATGCACTAATAAATTTCATACATAATaataaggaaaataaaaatagtaacaccataaacaaaattatcaaATACAAACAAAAATCTTACTTTTCCTAATATTCAAAAATTCGAacatttaatataatttttttagagatACATGTTCttattacaaattaattagatCAAATATTCAAACAATTACAACTTATAATGTCTACACAAAATACAACTCACACGTCGTCGGTGGAACTTTGAATCAATGACCCATTGGAAAATAGAGTCTTTTGGTGCATGTTTTAGCTTTGCTGTTTGAGCTAAGCCTCCTCGATAACATTTAGTACAAGATAAAGAAAAGGCCACGAGAgatagaaagaaagaagaaaattgaaatatactgaaaaaaattgagatatgatagcattttatttacaggtttttgtatttttttccgaatgtaaaatttaatttgggttacaattttttatacaatttactATTATCATAGatctatatattaaaataatatattttcatgataatagtaaatcaaaataaaattaattatctgaattaaattttagataTTATGATATATAGGAAATCTTTTCACCTGATAGGATctttttgtatattatatatctCATTAATGTTACGGCCCCATATGCATATCCATATTCCATTtccttttctttatttattttccagttttgtAAGATGTGACATTTTGATACAAAAAGATAATCACACCACCGCTTCGTTAAAAAATAGATGCTCtaacttaatatttttttatattaatattttggtTTTGGGGGTTCTAGAGCCTTATGAATAAGAGTATATATTCATTATGTCGATacgtaaaataattaaacaaataattagTCCAATATACGTATTACTTTCCTTGTgccatgaaataaaaaatacatgaattgtAAGTTGTATTTGTAATTTCTTAAGGAAATAGTAGTCGACAAAATAATTACTCCACGTTTTAGAACACTGTGGTTATGTCATGAAAGTTGAAACCATAGTCTTCAAATGTCATGATCGAATATTAAATTTCCACAAAAACATATTAGTTGACGTTTTATGGGTGACTCGATCTAAATTTTTTTAACTCCTTCGTTAAATACTTGGACAAAATTCCTTTCCGTCATTAATTTGTTAGTCACTAGCATTGTAACGACAAATATTGTCTTTATTTTGTCGTTAATTGTGGCATGCATGCATTAGTTTAAAGATGAATTTTATTGTCTCTTAATCAAAATGCAGATTTTTCAGACGTCACGAGCGTCGACATGCCAAATTAATTCTCTTATCTCTCTCTTCATTCTTTGGATTTCATGCTCACTCAAACAGTTGTAAAATTCTGCCAATTAGTGTTGCTTTTGTCGAGATTAGGCTTTGCTGCCCAAAATTCCAAATTTCGAATAATTGagtttcatttatatatatagggtgtggttctagagagaactacattatttgtgagaacgggagaaccatcaaatctaatgcattcactgtaaaaattaatgcatccgctgttaaaattaatgcactcaaaaaaataaaaaaaaaatgctcccttcaggattcgaacccaggatctgcattcatccaacaagatgatgcatacaccgtagatcttgatgattgaatgactgaaaatggttctccggtcttcttttatttatggttctttcctgaacctctccctatatatatatatatataatgatagtTGCCTAATTTACCGATCTTTTGCGACGATCAAACTTTCAAGTGTAATGAAGAGTCTGTATTCGGCGCTTCATTAgtggagtttgattaattattataaataagatAATACGCAAAGCAACTAAATTAACTAATTATTTAGTAGCTTGAAGGTTAATTACATTTTATGGTCTAAATTTTGGACCAAGTTGTAAAAATCTTCAGAACctttaatattaaaaagaaGGCCTGAGGCTGAGGACCTTTCAAAAGAATTGCAAATATGTGCGACACCAAATTTTTAGTTCCGGAAACACAAGGTGGGCTGCTGATCATGTTCATTGTGGATAGaccaaaattatactccattcgttctaattatattgattttttttttcagatgtTCCAAATATATAAACTTGTTTCCTTAAAcaataatactatatttttaactcatttactattatatttctatttaattctttaattttcaATCGTTTTTAATCAGTCTATACATATGGGACGGAGATAtatttattacaaaaatatatataatgaataatGGTCCTTATTGAAACTGAGTTTGTAGAATGACATCTCAGGGATATGTAATCAAATACGAGCTTGGAATGTCCCAAAAGCCAATATTGCTGTTGTCCATTAGGggcattaaaaataataagattaatcatttatttatttagataaattgaaactttggaatatTCTAAGA
This window encodes:
- the LOC130986181 gene encoding heavy metal-associated isoprenylated plant protein 8-like → MSSAEAQNENEKTTQNENENEKMNPKGIIVLGVYIHCEGCANEVLKYLRGFQGVEGVEIDVKNNKVTVKGEKADPIKVSERLKKKSGKHVELISPIPRKQDQNKHPKKPQADLFDVVLKIYIHCEGCAKEVKHCILKMDGVQTVDPDAAKNTVVVKGSMEPKKLVEFINKRGGRHAEILKQTKLNKKGDEKHAENPKESKQTKKNKNAQNSDQNALNAHRLVFAPQLFSDENPNSCSLM